The DNA window CTCATAAAACAGCTCGCCAGCTTCCGTAAGCTTCAGCGAATTGGTTCCTCGCACGAGAAGGGGCACACCCAATTGTTCTTCCAGGTCCCTCACCTGCCTGCTGAGCGGTGGCTGGGTGATGTTCAGAATCACCGCCGCGCGATTAAACGAGCCATGAGAGGCAACAGCGACGAAATAACGGAGATGGCGGAGTTCCATGGGCCACCGGGTAGCCCAACCTAGAAGGATGAGCAAGCCAAGTAACTAAGCATTGGGCCGCTTGCGTCGCCTTTGTTAGCGTAGCCATGTTTCGCGGAAGTATCCAACGGGCCTTACCCACCGGCTTCCCGCAGCAAATAAATCGCAGTCCCTCCACCAAGAAATAAACGCCAGCATGAGTAAGCATAAAAATCCCTCCGCTACCTCTACCCTCTCCAATAACAAGATGACGGCCTTGGACCACTTCCCTGTCGGATTGGAAATGGATGTCGTCTATCCTACCTACAAGGCCAGCATGAAGCTACTTTCAACCCGAGAGCTGAGGCTCGAGATCAAGGAAGGTTCCGATGCCACCGTTGAGAAGGTAGAAATTCAAGTGGTTCCGCTTGGCAACAGCCTGTTCGCCGTGAGTTGGCAGCAACGCGACGGTGCGACGGTGGCTGAGGTCCACGACTATGACCGGCAGGTTGTCCATTCGCACGTTACCAGAAATTCGGGAGAATTCACCAGAATGACCGGGACCATCGAGATCACTCGACCCGCCGACCGAGGCCTCAATGATCAACCCCAGCGGAACAAGGCCCTGGTGCTCGATTCGATGCTATCGCTCTTCCAGCAACACGACTCATCAGCCGTGGAGCGGCTTCTCTCGCCTGATTATATCCAGCACAATCCCCACGTCCCCCAGGGACGTGACGCGCTTCAAAAGGTTGTGGAAGGCCTGTCCGCGGAAGTATCTTACGAGCCCGGTATGATGATCGCCGAAGGCAACCTGGTGGCAATTCACGGTCGTCTCCATGGCTGGGGTCCAGAACCGCAGGTGGTTGTCGACATCTTCCGGGTCGAGAATGGCAAGATTGCAGAACACTGGGACGTCCTCCAAACCGACGTTTCCGCTGCCAACTCGAAAAGCGGAGTCGCCATGTTTGATCCCGGGGAAGGAAAGTGATGGCCTGATCCGGGTTGAAATCTTGTTGGGCAAGTTGGCGCTTCTTCGCCAACTTGCCCCTCTACGGTTCGCGAGGCCAAATCGCTGCAATGATCCTTTAATGCTTTCCTAAGTCGCACATGCAAATCGGCATCGACAGCTTCGTCATCAACACGCCTGACGCGATCACAGGCCAGGTAATCAGCACCGCGGAGCGCATCAGGAACGTGCTTGAGGAAATCGAATGCGCCGACCGGGCGGGCCTCGATGTTTTCGGAATCGGCGAGCACCATCGGGCTGACTTCGCCGACTCAGCTCCTGCCATCATTCTCGCCGCAGCCGCAGCCAGGACAAACCGCATCCGCCTGACAAGTGCGGTGACCGTTCTTAGCGCCGACGATCCAGTCCGGGTCTTTCAGGACTTCGCAACGCTTGATCTGATCTCCGGAGGACGCGCCGAGATTGTCGCCGGCAGGGGGTCCTTCGCGGATGCCTACCCCTTGTTTGGCTATTCCCTCGAGGACTACGATTCACTTTTCACGGAGAAGCTGGATCTGCTTCTCAGGATCCGCGACAACACCGAAGTCCGCTGGTCGGGGAAGCACCGCGCACCGCTCACCGGGCAAGGAGTCTATCCACGGCCCGTCCAGGCCTCTCTACCCAT is part of the Luteolibacter sp. Y139 genome and encodes:
- a CDS encoding nuclear transport factor 2 family protein gives rise to the protein MTALDHFPVGLEMDVVYPTYKASMKLLSTRELRLEIKEGSDATVEKVEIQVVPLGNSLFAVSWQQRDGATVAEVHDYDRQVVHSHVTRNSGEFTRMTGTIEITRPADRGLNDQPQRNKALVLDSMLSLFQQHDSSAVERLLSPDYIQHNPHVPQGRDALQKVVEGLSAEVSYEPGMMIAEGNLVAIHGRLHGWGPEPQVVVDIFRVENGKIAEHWDVLQTDVSAANSKSGVAMFDPGEGK
- a CDS encoding LLM class flavin-dependent oxidoreductase, translating into MQIGIDSFVINTPDAITGQVISTAERIRNVLEEIECADRAGLDVFGIGEHHRADFADSAPAIILAAAAARTNRIRLTSAVTVLSADDPVRVFQDFATLDLISGGRAEIVAGRGSFADAYPLFGYSLEDYDSLFTEKLDLLLRIRDNTEVRWSGKHRAPLTGQGVYPRPVQASLPIWLGVGGTPASFIRAGTLGLPLMVAIIGGEPARFRPLIDLYREAGRKAGHPPEQLIVGIHAIGYVAGTMQQAVEDLAPGYMHTFNEVGKERGWPPTTMAHFKAGVSPQGALLVGDPEHVARKIASYDEKLGGISRITFQMSAASLPHERLLESIQLIGTKVVPVFK